One segment of Papaver somniferum cultivar HN1 unplaced genomic scaffold, ASM357369v1 unplaced-scaffold_137, whole genome shotgun sequence DNA contains the following:
- the LOC113334617 gene encoding uncharacterized protein LOC113334617, producing MNPSVCNTLGNILGVQCMKENEKYLGSPLIIGKSKVKAFEDIQLAFERRLGNWQGINLHEVGRTTMVKVVLNIVPMYQISTFKIPNTLIKKLDTLQRKFWLGYKSNRGLNLIGWHNLSISKDLGGLEFRDLEMLNHALLTKIPWRIFQNSDHLITRILKAKYFKKEEFLHIEGEINNSSWTWKGIKLGLSILQQHYSMEVNNGKGTKIWVDRWIIGLDIKVEPLHPSHLQYVFVSELILPDYNTWNMPLLNTFF from the coding sequence ATGAATCCATCTGTGTGCAATACTCTCGGAAATATTTTGGGAGTTCAATGTATGAAGGAAAATGAGAAGTATCTAGGGTCTCCTCTGATTATTGGTAAATCTAAAGTGAAAGCTTTTGAAGACATTCAGTTGGCCTTTGAAAGAAGACTTGGAAATTGGCAAGGTATTAATCTACATGAAGTTGGCAGAACTACAATGGTTAAGGTTGTGCTTAATATTGTTCCCATGTATCAGATAAGTACATTCAAAATCCCTAATACTCTTATTAAGAAACTTGATACactgcaaagaaaattttggttgggTTACAAGTCTAATAGAGGGTTAAATTTAATTGGTTGGCATAACTTGAGTATATCCAAGGATTTAGGAGGTTTGGAATTCAGGGATCTGGAAATGTTAAACCATGCACTACTCACTAAAATTCCATGGAGAATTTTTCAAAACTCTGATCACTTGATAACTAGAATTCTCAAAGCTAAGTATTtcaagaaagaagaatttttacaTATTGAAGGAGAAATAAATAACTCTTCATGGACTTGGAAAGGGATTAAACTTGGTCTTTCTATACTTCAACAACATTATAGTATGGAGGTCAACAATGGTAAGGGTACCAAAATATGGGTTGATAGATGGATTATTGGTCTGGACATCAAAGTGGAGCCACTTCACCCATCACACCTGCAGTATGTGTTTGTCAGTGAGTTGATTCTACCAGATTATAATACTTGGAATATGCCTCTTCTCAATACTTTCTTCTGA
- the LOC113334619 gene encoding uncharacterized protein LOC113334619 yields the protein MQLSLAEQDIVRWNPSKDGIFSVKSAYNKLTEARVQNQATVNDVPTTVWKALWKMKLPHRVKLFIWKCLKNIVPTRVGLSQSLQDIETHCEICKQENETLFHILISCSHAKAVWRDLNINIDQSITQCQSVKEWIVSWFQDVQNAGSDDVNNWRNLLMVGSWIIWKERCDCVFQDKTLNPIRIAERIQHQLISYSSPTHGASDDALISTSTLPEITTNSTICLQDILNEATTLKFFVDTSFDKLTNDCGSDIVCYDTAGAFVGFKRSHAAGIIDAEAGERRAVLEGLRWEKAMDLDNIHIISDAETVVNSINNISLSVRWENRRIIQEIKQLLITFNFSKLSYVSRNFNSLADSISKAVRRDKLLLKEFSHDVSQLQTMLYMLLDPDIS from the coding sequence ATGCAACTTTCGCTTGCTGAACAAGATATTGTTAGGTGGAATCCTTCAAAAGATGGAATTTTCTCAGTCAAGTCTGCCTACAATAAACTTACTGAAGCTAGAGTACAAAATCAAGCTACAGTTAATGATGTTCCAACAACAGTCTGGAAAGCGCTCTGGAAAATGAAGCTGCCTCATCGTGTCAAACTCTTCATATGGAAGTGCTTAAAGAatattgttcctacaagagtGGGATTATCTCAGTCGTTGCAAGATATTGAAACTCACTGTGAAATCTGCAAGCAAGAGAATGAAACTCTTTTCCATATACTCATCAGTTGTTCTCATGCTAAGGCAGTTTGGCGAGATCTTAATATCAATATTGATCAGAGTATTACTCAGTGCCAGTCTGTAAAAGAATGGATTGTATCTTGGTTTCAAGATGTTCAGAATGCAGGAAGTGACGATGTTAATAATTGGCGGAATCTGTTAATGGTAGGAAGTTGGATAATATGGAAGGAGAGGTGTGACTGCGTTTTTCAAGATAAAACTCTCAATCCAATTCGTATTGCAGAAAGGATTCAACATCAGTTGATTAGTTATAGCTCCCCTACTCATGGAGCTTCAGATGATGCATTAATCAGCACCTCTACATTACCTGAGATTACTACTAACTCTACTATTTGCCTGCAGGATATTCTGAATGAAGCAACCACCTTGAAATTCTTTGTAGACACTTCATTTGATAAACTCACTAATGATTGTGGTTCTGACATTGTCTGTTATGATACTGCAGGTGCTTTCGTTGGGTTCAAGAGATCTCATGCAGCTGGAATAATCGATGCAGAAGCAGGAGAGCGTAGAGCTGTTCTTGAAGGACTGAGATGGGAAAAGGCAATGGACTTAGACAACATACACATCATATCTGATGCTGAGACAGTAGTTAACTCGATCAACAACATTTCTCTATCAGTTAGATGGGAGAATAGAAGGATTATTCAAGAGATTAAACAGTTGCTTATCACTTTTAATTTCTCTAAGCTGTCTTATGTTAGTAGGAATTTTAATTCTTTAGCTGATTCCATTTCTAAAGCAGTAAGGAGAGATAAACTTCTACTAAAAGAGTTTAGTCATGATGTTTCACAACTTCAAACAATGTTATACATGCTTTTAGATCCTGATATTTCTTAA